The following are encoded in a window of Primulina eburnea isolate SZY01 chromosome 4, ASM2296580v1, whole genome shotgun sequence genomic DNA:
- the LOC140830475 gene encoding uncharacterized protein isoform X1, giving the protein MSFGGVVAASQQAYSIYWKPLAPSVTRQRCCRAKPAALWREHSSFSSNLKLVSIGSQKFRGINLGSVGCRCTGDSGENESRTILDAFFLGKALAETLNERIETSVGEFLSTVGRLQAEQQKQIQEFQEEVLEKAKRAKVQAAREAAETQGIISKSSAADVSGVNGSVARTTSSYTSKIDPTLEPSNDDSLLDLLKDE; this is encoded by the exons ATGAGCTTCGGGGGAGTGGTAGCAGCATCCCAACAAGCCTATTCGATATATTGGAAACCTCTTGCCCCATCGGTGACCCGCCAACGTTGTTGCCGGGCAAAACCCGCTGCTTTGTGGCGTGAACATTCATCGTTTTCATCCAATCTCAAGCTCGTCTCAATTGGGTCGCAGAAGTTCCGAGGAATTAATCTTGGGTCAGTTGGGTGTAGGTGTACAGGTGATTCGG GTGAGAACGAGAGCAGAACAATCTTGGATGCATTTTTCTTGGGGAAAGCTCTGGCCGAGACACTCAACGAGCGCATAGAGACATCAGTTGGAGAATTTCTCAGCACTGTCGGCAGATTACAAGCTGAGCAGCAGAAGCAAATTCAGGAATTCCAG GAGGAAGTGCTGGAGAAAGCTAAACGAGCGAAAGTGCAAGCAGCACGTGAAGCTGCGGAAACACAAGGGATTATATCCAAGTCTTCTGCAGCTGATGTATCAGGAGTCAATGGTAGTGTAGCAAGAACGACGTCCTCGTATACTTCCAAGATTGATCCTACTTTGGAACCATCTAACGACGATTCTTTGTTAGATTTGCTCAAGGACGAGTAA
- the LOC140830475 gene encoding uncharacterized protein isoform X2 has product MSFGGVVAASQQAYSIYWKPLAPSVTRQRCCRAKPAALWREHSSFSSNLKLVSIGSQKFRGINLGSVGCRCTGENESRTILDAFFLGKALAETLNERIETSVGEFLSTVGRLQAEQQKQIQEFQEEVLEKAKRAKVQAAREAAETQGIISKSSAADVSGVNGSVARTTSSYTSKIDPTLEPSNDDSLLDLLKDE; this is encoded by the exons ATGAGCTTCGGGGGAGTGGTAGCAGCATCCCAACAAGCCTATTCGATATATTGGAAACCTCTTGCCCCATCGGTGACCCGCCAACGTTGTTGCCGGGCAAAACCCGCTGCTTTGTGGCGTGAACATTCATCGTTTTCATCCAATCTCAAGCTCGTCTCAATTGGGTCGCAGAAGTTCCGAGGAATTAATCTTGGGTCAGTTGGGTGTAGGTGTACAG GTGAGAACGAGAGCAGAACAATCTTGGATGCATTTTTCTTGGGGAAAGCTCTGGCCGAGACACTCAACGAGCGCATAGAGACATCAGTTGGAGAATTTCTCAGCACTGTCGGCAGATTACAAGCTGAGCAGCAGAAGCAAATTCAGGAATTCCAG GAGGAAGTGCTGGAGAAAGCTAAACGAGCGAAAGTGCAAGCAGCACGTGAAGCTGCGGAAACACAAGGGATTATATCCAAGTCTTCTGCAGCTGATGTATCAGGAGTCAATGGTAGTGTAGCAAGAACGACGTCCTCGTATACTTCCAAGATTGATCCTACTTTGGAACCATCTAACGACGATTCTTTGTTAGATTTGCTCAAGGACGAGTAA
- the LOC140830476 gene encoding uncharacterized protein isoform X2, with the protein MAEESYKVSLHVYDLSQGLARQLSTTFLGKSIEGIWHTGIVVYGNEYYFGGGIQNAPVGTTPYGTPLKVVDLGVTHVPKDVFESYLQEIGHRYTAETYSLLTHNCNNFSNEVAQFLVGASIPDYILNLPNEVMSSPMGALMLPMIQQLETTLRAGAVPQAPQFGPAAVSNSIKTASSVNKAASGSKAQPAKKTEQVEKSKAEDIPKKFASEPTPKSSSPVNGVVKQKPSNNLVSGDPLGDARNKVQEEITNEFAAIMATGTIQASEAAALATRKVMQKYGHLNAAQS; encoded by the exons ATGGCAGAG GAGAGTTACAAGGTTTCCTTGCATGTCTATGACTTAAGCCAAGGTCTTGCCAGACAATTATCAACAACCTTTTTGGGAAAATCTATTGAAGGAATATG GCATACTGGAATTGTGGTTTATGGTAATGAATACTATTTTGGCGGGGGCATACAAAATGCTCCAGTCGGAACAACGCCTTATGGGACTCCTCTTAAAGTAGTTGATCTTGGTGTTACGCATGTGCCTAAGGACGTATTTGAATCGTATTTACAAGAGATTGGTCATCGGTACACAGCTGAGACTTACAGTTTACTTACCCATAATTGCAACAATTTCAGTAACGAGGTTGCCCAGTTTCTGGTGGGTGCTTCGATACCAGACTACATTTTGAATCTCCCAAATGAAGTCATGAGCAGCCCCATGGGTGCTCTCATGT TGCCTATGATACAGCAATTGGAGACTACATTAAGAGCCGGAGCAGTACCCCAGGCACCCCAGTTTGGCCCAGCAGCTGTGTCTAATTCTATTAAGACAGCAAGTTCCGTTAACAAAGCAGCTAGTGGCAGTAAGGCCCAACCTGCAAAAAAGACAGAACAAGTTGAAAAATCAAAAGCAGAAGATATACCCAAGAAGTTTGCATCTGAACCAACACCAAAGAGTTCTTCCCCAGTTAATGGTGTTGTAAAGCAGAAGCCGTCTAATAACCTCGTCTCCGGCGACCCTCTTGGTGATGCTCGAAATAAAGTTCAAGAGGAGATCACCAATGAGTTTGCTGCAATCATGGCTACTGGGACAATCCAGGCAAGCGAAGCTGCTGCTCTTGCCACAAGGAAAGTGATGCAGAAGTACGGGCATCTGAATGCCGCACAGAGCTAA
- the LOC140830476 gene encoding deSI-like protein At4g17486 isoform X1: protein MVIESLLQIQIPATFSSFFHTWWTIEMAEESYKVSLHVYDLSQGLARQLSTTFLGKSIEGIWHTGIVVYGNEYYFGGGIQNAPVGTTPYGTPLKVVDLGVTHVPKDVFESYLQEIGHRYTAETYSLLTHNCNNFSNEVAQFLVGASIPDYILNLPNEVMSSPMGALMLPMIQQLETTLRAGAVPQAPQFGPAAVSNSIKTASSVNKAASGSKAQPAKKTEQVEKSKAEDIPKKFASEPTPKSSSPVNGVVKQKPSNNLVSGDPLGDARNKVQEEITNEFAAIMATGTIQASEAAALATRKVMQKYGHLNAAQS from the exons ATG GTCATCGAATCATTACTGCAAATACAAATTCCTGCTACATTCTCTAGCTTTTTTCATACTTGGTGGACGATTGAAATGGCAGAG GAGAGTTACAAGGTTTCCTTGCATGTCTATGACTTAAGCCAAGGTCTTGCCAGACAATTATCAACAACCTTTTTGGGAAAATCTATTGAAGGAATATG GCATACTGGAATTGTGGTTTATGGTAATGAATACTATTTTGGCGGGGGCATACAAAATGCTCCAGTCGGAACAACGCCTTATGGGACTCCTCTTAAAGTAGTTGATCTTGGTGTTACGCATGTGCCTAAGGACGTATTTGAATCGTATTTACAAGAGATTGGTCATCGGTACACAGCTGAGACTTACAGTTTACTTACCCATAATTGCAACAATTTCAGTAACGAGGTTGCCCAGTTTCTGGTGGGTGCTTCGATACCAGACTACATTTTGAATCTCCCAAATGAAGTCATGAGCAGCCCCATGGGTGCTCTCATGT TGCCTATGATACAGCAATTGGAGACTACATTAAGAGCCGGAGCAGTACCCCAGGCACCCCAGTTTGGCCCAGCAGCTGTGTCTAATTCTATTAAGACAGCAAGTTCCGTTAACAAAGCAGCTAGTGGCAGTAAGGCCCAACCTGCAAAAAAGACAGAACAAGTTGAAAAATCAAAAGCAGAAGATATACCCAAGAAGTTTGCATCTGAACCAACACCAAAGAGTTCTTCCCCAGTTAATGGTGTTGTAAAGCAGAAGCCGTCTAATAACCTCGTCTCCGGCGACCCTCTTGGTGATGCTCGAAATAAAGTTCAAGAGGAGATCACCAATGAGTTTGCTGCAATCATGGCTACTGGGACAATCCAGGCAAGCGAAGCTGCTGCTCTTGCCACAAGGAAAGTGATGCAGAAGTACGGGCATCTGAATGCCGCACAGAGCTAA